AGCTCCTCGCCGAGCTTCTCCATCAGCTCGAGTTGCGTCTCCAGGTAATCGATGTGCGATTCCTCGTCCGCGACGATCTTCTCCAGCAACGTGGCGCTGGTGCTGTCCTGCTTCTCGCGGCACATGATGATGCCGGGCTTGAGCCGGGCCAGCACCTCGTACTCGATGGCCAGGTCGGCCTCGAACTGTTCGCGCAGCGTCTGACCGATACGCAGCGAGAAGATGCGCTGGTAGTTCGGCAGGCCGTCCAGCAGCAGGATGCGGTCGGTGATCGCTTCGGCGTGCCGCATCTCGTCGAACGACTCCGCGCGAGTGTGCTCGGCGAGTTCGGTGAAGCCCCAGTTGTCCTGCATCTTCGAATGCAGGAAGTACTGGTTGATCGCGGTCAGCTCGCTGGTCAACTGCTCGTTGAGCAGCCGTAGTACGTCCGGATCACCTTGCATGATCACTCCTACGGTGAAGGGCTGTCAGGTCAGACCGCAGATGGGCTGGGCTGGAGCGCGTCTGCGGGATGTAGCAGCACTTTTGCGTGCCGCCTACGAATCTAGTGCAGTTCCGGCGAGTCAGGACAGCCTTCATCGCGCCGTCGGCGTGTCCGGCGGGCGCGGGATCGCGGATAGCGTATCAGCGAGTTAGGTTAGACTCCACTAATCGACTTAGGTTAGACTCTGCTAATTATGTGGCACATGGTTATGGCGTTGCCGCCGGCCTCCCCGACCTCGTGGGACGACCGGCGCGCCCGTCCGGCGGGTGTTTGCTGATGTACGTGTGCCTATGTGTGGGAGCCACCAATCAGACTGTGTGCGAGGCTGTCGCGCGGGGCGCGTCGACCTCGAAAGAGATTGCTGCCGCTTGCGGGGCGGGGGCCGACTGTGGCCGGTGCCGGCGGACGCTGCGCGCGATCATCGCCGCCGCCAACCAGCTCGACTCGGCCGCCGCGGTAGGTTAACTCCGCTTTCGTTCGCTGAAGTCCGCCAGCGCTGCGGCATTGGCCTGTGCGCCCATCAACTCGGCGAAGTGCGCGTTCTCCCGGGCCGTCGCCGCCGCGATCTGCGCGCGTAGCGGCTCCATCATGGTGTGCTTGACGGCCATCAGGCTCGGGATGGGGCGGCCGGCCAGGATCTCGGCGTGCCGCCGGGCGTCGGCCAGCAGGTCCTCCGGCTCGCACACCCGCCAGACCAGCCCCATCCGCAACGCCTCGGGCGCGTCGACCCACTCCGAGGACATCAGCAGCCAGGCGGCGTTCTGCCGGCCCAGCAACTGCGGCAGCAGATACGACGACGCGGCTTCAGGGGCCACTCCCAGGCTGGTGAACGGGCATTTCAGCCGCGCGGTCGACGACATGAAGGCCAGGTCGGCATAGCCCAGGATGGTGGTGCCGATGCCCAGCCCGACCCCGTTGACGGCGCAGATGAACGGCTTGGGAAATGCGGTGAGCGCCTCGATGAGCCCACGGAAGCCGAACTTGCCTTCCTGGAAGTCCGGGTCGGTGAACCGGGCCTGCATCTCGGCCAGGTCGGTGCCGGCGCTGAAACCCCGTCCCGCACCGGTCAGCAGCACGACCGCGACCTCCGGATCGGCGGCGGCATCCAAGAGGGCCTGTGCGGTGGCGTCGTAGAGGGCTTCGTTGAAGGCGTTCAACGCCTCGGGCCGGTTCAGGGTCAGGGTGCGTACGCGGTTTTCGTCGTCGATGAGCAGCGTCACGCGCACGAGACTAGCCGTTGCTGTAGACGCGGGTCGGTTCGATCAGCACCACCGCGCGGCGTTCCTTGGCCATGGTTGCGTCGTATTCGTCCCAGTTGTCGTGGGTACCGCCCGCGGCGGAGAACACATCGCGCAGCAGCAATCGCAGCTGATCGTCGGTCAGCCACGGCCGTGAGTCGTCGGGGCCGGCCAGTTCGGCGCGACCCTCGACCGTCGCCCACTGCCAGCCGTTGCGGAACGTGACGGCCAGTTGCGGGCGTACTCGCAGATTGGCCAGCTTCACCTTGCCGTAGGTGGTGAAGCCCAGTACGTGCGCTGCACTGACCGGGTGTCGCAGCAGCCCGACGTTGACCAGGGACGCCTGAACGGTGCCGTCGGCGCGGACGGTGGAGACCACTGCCAGGCCGTGTTCGGCGGCGGCCAGCGCCACCGCCTCGTCGAGTGTGGTCACCGGGACTCCGCTGCGCTGAACGGCGTCTTGATCACGTAACGGCTGGTGGGCACGGTGTCGATGTTCTGGTTGGCGCCGAATGCGCTGGTGCTGGCCACCATTCGGCCCACCCGGTGCTGCAGGTCGGCGTCGTCGGCGGCACCGAAGAATGCCTTGAGGTCGGTGACCGCCTCCACCGGGAACAACTCCTCGACGATGGCGTCGATGTGCGGCGCTTCGGGTGTGAGGGCGCGCACCACCCAGTTCTGGGTGTAGCCGAACGTCGACTGCGTCTCGATGGCCACCGGGGTGTGGTCGAGCTGCCAGCGATCCAGCCAACTCGCCCGGTCCAGGTCGGCGGGCCGGCGTAGCAGCGCGATATTTGCCAAACCTGTTGTGCGCGAGCCTGGTTCGGACACCGGGCCGGGCAGCGGCACCGATTCGGTGACCAGATAGGCGGCCAGCTGTTCGCACTCGGTGGCGAGCAGCCTGAGCGCCTCGGTGACCTGTTGGCCGTAGCACTGCTGCGTCCACAGGCTCACCACCGCGGCCACCGGCGGATCCAGCGTCGTCAGCGTCATCAGCGAGTCGCGTACCGCGCCGTCGCGCACGTTGACGGTCAGGCCGGGCAAGCCCAGCGCCGTCAACTGGTCGGCGACCGGTCCCCGTTGCCGGGCGCACCACTGGTCGTCGGGTTCGGCGCGCCGCAATACCGCAATCACCTTCTCCATAGCGCATGAACCTACAAGCGGCCGCGGGCCCGCTCGTCGACCAGGCGCACCCGGTGCTCGCCGGCGATCAGTGTGCCGATGATCCCGGCTAGCCGGCGGTAGGGCTCCTCGTGACCGCTGGTGGCGCGATAGACCAGACCGATCCGCCGGCCCGGGCGCGGCGCGGCGAAGTGGGCCAGGCCCAGCCGGGTGCGCGCCGTCTCCACCGCCACCGCGCTATGTGGAATCAGCGTCACGCCCAATCCCCCGGCCACGCATTGCACCGCGGTGGCCAGCGACGCGGCCCGGGTGTCGGCCGGCTGCGCCCGGCCCCCGGCCTGGCGGCAGACGTCCAGGGTCTGATCGCGCAGACAGTGCCCCTCGTCCAGCAGCAACAAAGGCAGCTCCGGCAGCGCGGCCGCAGGCACCCTGCGCTTGCCCGACAGCCGGTGTCCGGGCGGCAGCACCAGCACGAAATCTTCGTCGTAGATTGGGATCTCGGCGATGCCGGCGGTTTGCGCGGGCAGCGCGATCAGCGCCGCGTCCAACGCCGAGTCGCCCAGCATACGTAGCAACCGCTCGGTCTGGTCCTCGACCACCTGCAGGGTCAACTCCGGCAGCTCGCCGGCCAGGCCAGCCAGGATCGTGGGCAGTACGTACGGAGCGACCGTGGGGATCAACCCCAACCGCAGCCGGCCGCGCAGTGGATCGGAGGTGCCGGTGGCCGCCCCGGCGAACGCCTCGGCAGCGTCGACCACCGCCCGCGCGAACGGCAGCAGTTCGGCGCCCTCGGCCGTCACGGTTACGCGCCGGGTCGATCGCTCCACCAGCCGGATTCCCAGCCCGGTCTCCAACCCGGCCAGGGCCTGCGACAGGGTCGACTGGCTGACCCTGAGAAGCGTTGCCGCACTGCCGAAATGCTGGCGCTCGGCGACGGCGACAAAGGCTCGCAGGCCGGCCAGCGTAGGCTGAAAACTCTTATCGGGCATACCTATCAATATAGTGCTATATATCACCTTTACTTCAGGTCGCGCCTTGGGCAACATGAGTACAGCACCACATAATCTTGATTCAATCCAAAAAGGAGCGTCATGTCCCTGCTGACCATCGGCGACCAATTTCCGGCCTACCAGCTCACCGCGCTGATCGGCGGCGACCTGTCCAAGGTCGACGCGAAGCAACCCGGTGACTATTTCACCACCGTCACCAGCGACGACCACCCGGGCAAATGGCGCGTGATCTTCTTCTGGCCCAAGGACTTCACCTTCGTATGCCCCACCGAGATCGCGGCCTTCGGCAAGCTGAACGACGAGTTCGCCGACCGCGACGCCCAAGTGCTCGGGGTGTCGGTCGACAGCGAGTTCGTGCACTTCCAGTGGCGGGCGCAGCACGAAGACCTCAAGAAGCTGCCGTTCCCGATGCTCTCCGACATCAAGCGCGAGCTCGTCACCGCCACCGGTGCCCTCAACGCCGACGGTGTGGCGGACCGGGTGACCTTCATCGTCGACCCCAACAACGAGATCCAGTTCGTCTCGGTGACCGCCGGCTCGGTCGGACGCAACGTCGACGAGGTGCTGCGCGTACTCGACGCGCTGCAGTCCGACGAACTGTGCGCCTGCAACTGGCGCAAAGGTGACCCGACGCTGGACGCCGGTGAACTGCTCAAGGCCTCGGCATGAGCATCGAAAACCTCAAGGCGGCGCTACCGGAATACGCCAAGGACCTCAAACTGAACCTCGGCTCGATCGCGCGCAGCACGATTCTCGACGACGAGCGGCTCTGGGGCACCCTGCTGGCCAGCGCCGCGGCGACGCGAAATGCCCGGGTACTGGCCGAAATCGCCGCGGAGGCGGCCGACATCCTGTCGGCCGAGGCCTACCAGGCCGCCCTGGGCGCCGCCTCGATCATGGGCATGAACAACGTCTTCTACCGCGGACGCGGGTTCCTCGACGGGCAGTACGACGACCTGCGGCCGGGACTGCGGATGAACATCATCGGCAACCCCGGCGTGGCCAAGGCCAATTTCGAGCTGTGGTCGTTCGCGGTGTCCTCGATCAACGGCTGCTCGCACTGTGTGGTCGCCCACGAGCACACCCTGCGCGAGGTGGGAGTGAGCCGCGAAGAGGTGCTGGAGGCGCTCAAGGTGGCGGCGATCGTCGCCGGAGTGGCGCAGGCGATCGTGACCGCGGAGACCCTGGCGGCGGTGGGCTGACCGTAGTGTCGTAGGCATGCCGTCCTGGACCGAGCACGCGATCTGGTGGCAGGTCTATCCGCTGGGCTTCGTCGGCGCGTTTCCCGCCGAGCGGCCGCCGGGCCCGGAGGAACACCGGCTGCGGCGGCTGACCGGCTGGCTGGACCATGCCGTCGAACTCGGCGCCTCCGGGCTCGCGCTGGGTCCGGTATTCGCCTCGCGCACGCACGGTTACGACACCACCGACCACTACCGCATCGACCCGCGACTCGGGGATGACGCCGACTTCGACCATCTCGTCGACCAAGCGCACCGCCGGGGTCTGCGGGTGCTGCTCGACGGGGTGTTCAACCACGTCGGCGTCGACTTCCCCCGCTACCGGGATCCGGCGGCGCGGGACTGGTTCAGCGGCGACACCTTCGAGGGCCACGCCGGGTTGATCGGCCTGCACCACGGCAACCCCGAGGTCGCCGACTACGTCGTCGACGTGATGACGCACTGGCTGGACCGGGGCGCCGACGGATGGCGGCTGGATGCGGCCTACGCAGTGCCACAACGCTTCTGGGCCGACGTGCTGCCCCGGGTCCGGGCCAGGTTCGCTGACGCCTGGTTCGTCGGTGAACTCATCCACGGCGACTACGCGGCGGTGGTGACGGCATCCCGGTTCGACTCCGCCACCCAGTACGAATTGTGGAAGGCGATCTGGAGCAGCCTCAACGACGGCAACTTCTTCGAACTCGACCACGCGCTGCAGCGGCACAACACGTTCCTGCAGACGTTCGCGCCGCTGACGTTCGTCGGCAATCACGACGTCACCCGGATCGCGAGCCGGCTGCAGCGTCCCGAACACCTGGCGCACGCGCTGGTGATCCTGCTGACGGTGGGCGGCGTCCCCAGCATCTACGCCGGCGACGAGTTCGGCTTCCGCGGCGTCAAAGAGGAACGCTTCGGCGGCGACGACGCCGTGCGCCCCGAATTCGGCACTCCCCCAATACTATTGGATGCTGCCGGGAAGCAGGTGTGGGAGCTGCACCAGTATCTGATCGGACTGCGGCGCCGGCACGCCTGGCTGCACTCGGCGAGCACCAGTGCGGTCCAACTGGACAACCGGCACTACGTGTATCGCGTCCAGCACGATGCCGACTCGCTGTTGGTCGCGCTCAACATCGACGACGAGCCGCTGCGACTGCCGCTACCGGCGCCCGCCCGGCTGATCGCCGGATCGACGGCGCCCCCCGAGGAGGTCATCGACTCGGTTGTCGAGATCGAAGCCCACGGCTGGCGGATCCTGCGACCTAGCTGAGGTTCAGCCGCTGCAGCGTCAACGGGTCCTGCGCACCGCCGAAGTACTTGTCCAGCAACGCCAGAAAGCCCTCGTTTTCGTTGCCGGCCGCGTGCGCGAACAGGGTCATCGACGAGCGCAACTTGAGATCGTCGGGCCAGCCGAAGATCTGCCCCACCGAACGTCCTTGCACCGCGTTGACCAGCGCCACACACTCCCGCAGCCGGGGACCCAACACCGGGTGTGCCAGATAGGCGCGGGCTTCATCCAGCGAGGCGATGCCGAAGTGAACGGCGGTCGGGCTGCTGCCCAGCCCGCGCAACTGGGGGAACACGAACCACATCCAGTGGCTGCGTTTGCGTCCGGCGCGCAGTTCCTCGACCACGTCGTCATACACCCGCGCTTGCGCGTCCACGAAGCGTTGGAGATCGAAGGCCATAACCTCCACGTCTACACCCTGGTTAGATGACAAGATGGCGGTCAAGCGGCGGATTCCCAAGGTCCGCGATCTGGCGCCGCTGCTGCAATTCCGGCGACCACAGTTCAACCGCACCCAACGCCGCCTGGCCGCCGCACTGACCATCGAGGATCTGCGGCGGATCGCCAAAAGGCGCACCCCGAAGGCGGCCTTCGACTACACCGACGGCGCCGCCGAGGACGAGCTGTCCATCGAGCGCGCCCGGCAAGCCTTCCGCGACATCGAGTTTCATCCGACGATCCTGCGCAACGTCACCAACGTGACCGCCGGCTGGAACGTGCTGGGCCAGCCGGTGGTGTTGCCGTTCGGCATCGCGCCGACCGGCTTCACCCGCCTGATGCACACCGGTGGCGAGATCGCCGGTGCGCGGGCCGCGGCCGCCGCCGGCATCCCGTTCTCCATGTCCACCCTGGCCACCGCCGCAATCGAGGACGTGGTGAGCGCTGTCCCGCAGGGCCGCAAATGGTTCCAGCTGTACATGTGGAAGGACCGGGAGCGCTCGATGGAGTTGGTGCAGCGGGCCGCCGCTGCCGGGTTCGACACCATGCTCGTCACCGTCGACGTCCCGGTCTCCGGTGCGCGGTTGCGTGACGTGCGCAACGGCATGGCCATCCCGCCGGCGCTGACGCTGCGGACCGTGCTTGACGCCATCCCCCATCCACATTGGTGGTTCGACCTGCTGACCACCGAACCCCTGGCCTTCGCGTCCCTGGACCGCTGGCCGGGCACCGTCGGCGAATACCTGGACACCATGTTCGACCCCAGCGTCACCTTCGACGACCTGGCCTGGATCAAGCAGCAGTGGCCGGGCAAGCTGGTCGTCAAGGGCATTCAGACACTCGCGGATGCACGTGCCGTGGTCGACCGGGGTGTGGACGGGATCGTGTTGTCCAATCATGGTGGCCGCCAACTTGATCGGGCACCGGTGCCGTTCCACCTGCTGCCGACGGTGGCGCGGGAACTGGGCCGCGACACCGAGATTTTGCTGGACACCGGCATCATGGCCGGCGCCGACATCGTCGCGGCGGTGGCGCTGGGAGCGCGCTGCACGCTGGTTGGGCGTGCTTACCTGTACGGGCTGATGGCGGGCGGCGAAGCGGGAGTCACCCGCGCCATCGAAATTCTGGAAAGCGGCGTGTACCGCACCATGGCCTTGCTGGGCGTCACCTGCCTCGAGGAGCTGTCGCCCCAGCACGTGACGCAGTTGCGGCGACTGGCCCCGGTCTAGCTGCGCTGGCCGCTGTTGACTCGGCCGGCCAGACCTGAATCGATCCCGCGATCGAATTCGGTCGTCAGGCCGGGCCGCTTTGCGGTGGGGATTTTCGGGCAATCGCAGCCCAGACTGCCGAACGGGTTGGGATGGGTTTCCGCCGGGTCGGCCGACGCCGGTGCCACGCCCAGAGCGAACGAGGCGATTGCAGCGGCGACGGCGACGATCATCTTGCGGATCAAGAGCGGCGTCCCTTCGCTGGTCGAGCTCCGATGGCTGGGCTCAACCAGTCTACGTTCAACTTTCGTTCACCTAGCGTTTCCTAATGATTTTCATATGTGCGTCGTGGCGACCGGGGTCGTCGGGAACAAACCGACCGAACCCTGGGTTGAGTCGAGCAGACTTAACTTTGGGAGGAATTGATGGCTGAAGCCAAATCAGTGCCGGTGTTATTCGTGTCGGACCCGATCGTGCTGCCCGGGATGGTGGTGCCGATCACCCTCGACGACACCGCACGCACCGCCGTCGACGCCGCGCAAGGCAGCGAATCGCGCGAGCTGCTGATCGCCCCGCGGCTGGACGACCGCTACCCCAGCCACGGCGTGCTGGCAAAGATCCTGCAGGTAGGACGGATACCGGGCGGCGGTGGTACGGCCGCCGTGGTGCGCGGTGAGCGCCGGGCTCACATCGGCGCCGGCGTCACCGGATCCGGTGCCGCGTTATGGGTCGAGGTGACCGAAGTGCCGGACACCGAGGTGACCGACGAAATCAAGGCATTGGCTGCCGAGTACAAGAAACTGCTGCTGGCGATGCTGCAGCGGCGCGACGCCTGGCAGATCATCGACTACGTCAACAGCCTGACCGATCCGTCGGCGCTGGCCGACACGTCGGGCTACGCGTCCTATCTGTCCCAGGCGCAGAAGCGGCAGCTGCTGGAAACGGTGGATGTCGCGCAGCGGCTGCGCGTCCTGATCGACTGGACCGGCGCGCACCTGGCCGAGGTCGAGGTCAACGACAAGATCGCCGAGGACGTCCGCGACGGCATGGAGAAGACGCAGAAGGAGTTTCTGCTGCGTCAGCAACTGGCCGCCATCCGCAAGGAGCTGGGTGAGGGTGAGCCCGACGGTTCCGACGACTACCGCGCCCGCGTCGAGGCCGCCGAGCTGCCGGAGAAGGTGCGCGAAGCCGCGCTGCGCGAAGTCGGCAAGCTGGAACGCGCCAGCGACCAGAGCCCGGAGAGTGGCTGGATCCGCACCTGGCTGGACACCGTCCTGGACCTGCCGTGGAACGTGCGGACCGAGGACTCCACCGACCTGGCCGCGGCACGCGAAGTGTTGGACGCCGACCACCACGGCTTGGACGACGTCAAGGACCGCATCGTGGAATACCTGGCCGTGCGTACCCGCCGCGCCCAGCGCGGTCTGCAGGTGGTCGGCGGCCGCGGCTCTGGGGCGGTGATGGTGCTGGCCGGCCCGCCCGGCGTCGGCAAGACGTCGCTGGGCGAGAGCGTGGCCCGCGCGCTGGGTCGCAAGTTCGTGCGCGTCGCCCTGGGCGGCGTGCGCGACGAGGCCGAGATCCGCGGGCACCGTCGCACCTACGTAGGCGCCCTGCCGGGCCGCATCGTGCGTGCCATCGGTGACGCGGGAACGATGAATCCCGTTGTGCTACTTGACGAAATCGACAAGGTCGGTTCGGACTACCGCGGCGACCCCAGCGCGGCGCTGCTCGAGGTGCTCGACCCGGCGCAGAACCACACCTTCCGCGACCACTATCTGGATCTGGATCTGGACCTGTCCGATGTGGTGTTCCTGGCCACCGCGAACGTGGTCGAGAACATCCCGTCGGCGTTGCTGGACCGGATGGAGCTGGTGCAGATCGACGGTTACACCGAGGACGACAAGGTCGCCATCGCGCGGGATTACCTGCTGCCCCGGCAGCGGGAGCGCGCGGCGCTGACCGAGGACGAGGTGACCGTCACCGACGCCGCGCTGCGCAAGATCGCGGCCGACTACACCCGCGAGCCCGGCGTGCGGCAGTTCGAACGGCTGCTGGCCAAGGCGTTGCGCAAGGTGACGACGAAGCTGGCTGCGGACCCGGCGCCGATCACCGTCGACGAGCCCGACCTGGTCGGCTACCTGGGCCGCCCGCGCTTCACACCGGAATCGGCCGAACGCACCGCGGTGCCGGGTGTGGCCACCGGTTTGGCCGTCACCGGCCTGGGCGGCGACGTGCTCTACATCGAGGCCGGCGCCACCGACGGTGAGCCCGGGTTGCAGCTGACCGGCCAACTGGGCGAGGTGATGAAGGAATCGGCGCAGATCGCGTTGTCCTACGTCCGCTCGCACGCCGACGAACTCGGGGTCGATGCCAAGGCGCTGGACCGGCGCATCCACGTCCACGTGCCCG
The nucleotide sequence above comes from Mycobacterium kiyosense. Encoded proteins:
- the bfr gene encoding bacterioferritin; protein product: MQGDPDVLRLLNEQLTSELTAINQYFLHSKMQDNWGFTELAEHTRAESFDEMRHAEAITDRILLLDGLPNYQRIFSLRIGQTLREQFEADLAIEYEVLARLKPGIIMCREKQDSTSATLLEKIVADEESHIDYLETQLELMEKLGEELYSAQCVSRPPS
- a CDS encoding enoyl-CoA hydratase, whose product is MRVTLLIDDENRVRTLTLNRPEALNAFNEALYDATAQALLDAAADPEVAVVLLTGAGRGFSAGTDLAEMQARFTDPDFQEGKFGFRGLIEALTAFPKPFICAVNGVGLGIGTTILGYADLAFMSSTARLKCPFTSLGVAPEAASSYLLPQLLGRQNAAWLLMSSEWVDAPEALRMGLVWRVCEPEDLLADARRHAEILAGRPIPSLMAVKHTMMEPLRAQIAAATARENAHFAELMGAQANAAALADFSERKRS
- a CDS encoding PPOX class F420-dependent enzyme, which produces MTTLDEAVALAAAEHGLAVVSTVRADGTVQASLVNVGLLRHPVSAAHVLGFTTYGKVKLANLRVRPQLAVTFRNGWQWATVEGRAELAGPDDSRPWLTDDQLRLLLRDVFSAAGGTHDNWDEYDATMAKERRAVVLIEPTRVYSNG
- the oxyR gene encoding putative hydrogen peroxide-inducible genes activator, which encodes MPDKSFQPTLAGLRAFVAVAERQHFGSAATLLRVSQSTLSQALAGLETGLGIRLVERSTRRVTVTAEGAELLPFARAVVDAAEAFAGAATGTSDPLRGRLRLGLIPTVAPYVLPTILAGLAGELPELTLQVVEDQTERLLRMLGDSALDAALIALPAQTAGIAEIPIYDEDFVLVLPPGHRLSGKRRVPAAALPELPLLLLDEGHCLRDQTLDVCRQAGGRAQPADTRAASLATAVQCVAGGLGVTLIPHSAVAVETARTRLGLAHFAAPRPGRRIGLVYRATSGHEEPYRRLAGIIGTLIAGEHRVRLVDERARGRL
- the ahpC gene encoding alkyl hydroperoxide reductase subunit C; amino-acid sequence: MSLLTIGDQFPAYQLTALIGGDLSKVDAKQPGDYFTTVTSDDHPGKWRVIFFWPKDFTFVCPTEIAAFGKLNDEFADRDAQVLGVSVDSEFVHFQWRAQHEDLKKLPFPMLSDIKRELVTATGALNADGVADRVTFIVDPNNEIQFVSVTAGSVGRNVDEVLRVLDALQSDELCACNWRKGDPTLDAGELLKASA
- the ahpD gene encoding alkyl hydroperoxide reductase AhpD — translated: MSIENLKAALPEYAKDLKLNLGSIARSTILDDERLWGTLLASAAATRNARVLAEIAAEAADILSAEAYQAALGAASIMGMNNVFYRGRGFLDGQYDDLRPGLRMNIIGNPGVAKANFELWSFAVSSINGCSHCVVAHEHTLREVGVSREEVLEALKVAAIVAGVAQAIVTAETLAAVG
- a CDS encoding alpha-amylase — its product is MPSWTEHAIWWQVYPLGFVGAFPAERPPGPEEHRLRRLTGWLDHAVELGASGLALGPVFASRTHGYDTTDHYRIDPRLGDDADFDHLVDQAHRRGLRVLLDGVFNHVGVDFPRYRDPAARDWFSGDTFEGHAGLIGLHHGNPEVADYVVDVMTHWLDRGADGWRLDAAYAVPQRFWADVLPRVRARFADAWFVGELIHGDYAAVVTASRFDSATQYELWKAIWSSLNDGNFFELDHALQRHNTFLQTFAPLTFVGNHDVTRIASRLQRPEHLAHALVILLTVGGVPSIYAGDEFGFRGVKEERFGGDDAVRPEFGTPPILLDAAGKQVWELHQYLIGLRRRHAWLHSASTSAVQLDNRHYVYRVQHDADSLLVALNIDDEPLRLPLPAPARLIAGSTAPPEEVIDSVVEIEAHGWRILRPS
- the lldD2 gene encoding alpha-hydroxy-acid oxidizing enzyme, yielding MAVKRRIPKVRDLAPLLQFRRPQFNRTQRRLAAALTIEDLRRIAKRRTPKAAFDYTDGAAEDELSIERARQAFRDIEFHPTILRNVTNVTAGWNVLGQPVVLPFGIAPTGFTRLMHTGGEIAGARAAAAAGIPFSMSTLATAAIEDVVSAVPQGRKWFQLYMWKDRERSMELVQRAAAAGFDTMLVTVDVPVSGARLRDVRNGMAIPPALTLRTVLDAIPHPHWWFDLLTTEPLAFASLDRWPGTVGEYLDTMFDPSVTFDDLAWIKQQWPGKLVVKGIQTLADARAVVDRGVDGIVLSNHGGRQLDRAPVPFHLLPTVARELGRDTEILLDTGIMAGADIVAAVALGARCTLVGRAYLYGLMAGGEAGVTRAIEILESGVYRTMALLGVTCLEELSPQHVTQLRRLAPV
- the lon gene encoding Lon protease produces the protein MAEAKSVPVLFVSDPIVLPGMVVPITLDDTARTAVDAAQGSESRELLIAPRLDDRYPSHGVLAKILQVGRIPGGGGTAAVVRGERRAHIGAGVTGSGAALWVEVTEVPDTEVTDEIKALAAEYKKLLLAMLQRRDAWQIIDYVNSLTDPSALADTSGYASYLSQAQKRQLLETVDVAQRLRVLIDWTGAHLAEVEVNDKIAEDVRDGMEKTQKEFLLRQQLAAIRKELGEGEPDGSDDYRARVEAAELPEKVREAALREVGKLERASDQSPESGWIRTWLDTVLDLPWNVRTEDSTDLAAAREVLDADHHGLDDVKDRIVEYLAVRTRRAQRGLQVVGGRGSGAVMVLAGPPGVGKTSLGESVARALGRKFVRVALGGVRDEAEIRGHRRTYVGALPGRIVRAIGDAGTMNPVVLLDEIDKVGSDYRGDPSAALLEVLDPAQNHTFRDHYLDLDLDLSDVVFLATANVVENIPSALLDRMELVQIDGYTEDDKVAIARDYLLPRQRERAALTEDEVTVTDAALRKIAADYTREPGVRQFERLLAKALRKVTTKLAADPAPITVDEPDLVGYLGRPRFTPESAERTAVPGVATGLAVTGLGGDVLYIEAGATDGEPGLQLTGQLGEVMKESAQIALSYVRSHADELGVDAKALDRRIHVHVPAGAVPKDGPSAGVTMVTALVSMATGRQVRSDVGMTGEVTLNGRVLPIGGVKQKLLAAQRAGLSTVFIPARNEPDLDDVPAEVLESLTVLPMTDVAEIVAQALQAQQTASAAA